In one window of Haloprofundus halophilus DNA:
- a CDS encoding alpha-ketoacid dehydrogenase subunit beta, which translates to MTEKLRLVEAVRDTLFAEMARDDSVVVYGQDVGRNGGVFRATQGLLDEYPNRVYDAPVAEAGIVGLGVGLGVYGFTPVPEIEFSGFMHQAFHQIQQHVSRLRSRTRGELNCPMTIRAPYGGGIHALEHHSESFEAGYAHTPGLKVVVPSTPADAKGLLTSSIRDPDPVVFFEPTRLYRSFREEMPEGEYTVPLGEADVVREGDDVTVVAWGAMRHRVLDAAENVDANVEVVDPRSIVPLDTETVLESVRKTGRCVVVHEAPKTGGMAAEITARINDRALYYLEAPVQRVTGYDVPYPLFAREDDYVPDEDRIRRGIERALPE; encoded by the coding sequence GTGACTGAGAAACTGCGATTGGTCGAAGCCGTCCGCGACACGTTGTTCGCGGAGATGGCACGCGACGACTCCGTCGTCGTCTACGGGCAGGACGTGGGTCGAAACGGCGGCGTCTTCCGGGCGACGCAGGGACTCCTCGACGAGTATCCGAACCGAGTGTACGACGCGCCCGTCGCCGAAGCGGGAATCGTCGGCCTCGGCGTCGGTCTCGGCGTCTACGGCTTCACACCGGTCCCAGAGATCGAGTTCTCGGGGTTCATGCACCAGGCGTTCCACCAGATACAACAGCACGTCTCCCGCCTCCGCAGTCGGACGCGCGGCGAACTCAACTGCCCGATGACGATTCGAGCGCCGTACGGCGGCGGTATACACGCGCTCGAACATCATTCCGAGAGCTTCGAGGCTGGGTACGCCCACACGCCGGGGTTGAAGGTCGTCGTTCCCTCGACACCCGCCGACGCGAAGGGACTGCTGACGAGTTCCATCCGCGACCCCGACCCGGTCGTCTTCTTCGAGCCGACGCGTCTCTATCGGTCGTTCCGCGAGGAGATGCCCGAAGGTGAGTATACGGTCCCGCTTGGCGAAGCCGACGTGGTGCGCGAGGGCGACGACGTGACGGTGGTCGCGTGGGGCGCGATGCGTCACCGCGTGCTCGACGCGGCCGAGAACGTCGACGCGAACGTCGAGGTGGTCGACCCGCGGAGCATCGTCCCGCTCGACACGGAGACGGTGCTGGAGTCGGTTCGCAAGACCGGCCGTTGCGTCGTGGTACACGAAGCGCCCAAAACAGGAGGAATGGCCGCCGAGATAACCGCCCGAATCAACGACCGGGCGCTCTACTATCTCGAAGCACCGGTCCAGCGGGTCACCGGCTACGACGTGCCGTACCCGCTGTTCGCCAGAGAGGACGACTACGTCCCCGACGAGGACCGAATTCGACGCGGTATCGAGCGGGCGCTGCCGGAGTGA
- a CDS encoding saccharopine dehydrogenase family protein gives MSELVIYGSYGYTGSLVAEKAVDRGLDPILVGRDAEKVTAQADELGVRARVASLDTVADRIDDAHTVLNCAGPFSETAEPMVDACLDAGANYLDITGEIQVFERLKRRGPEAEEAGVTILPGVGFDVVPTDCLAAHLAERLPEATHLSLGFDTSGSLSTGTLKTAIEGLGEGGAIREDGNLHHVPSGWKTREIDFGRGWRTAVTIPWGDVSTAYTTTGIPNIEVYAAFPESTRRTMEAQRYLAPLLETKPAKRLLKRLADRYAGNPSAEERADATVYVWGEAAADGDERVVSRLRTPHAYALTAETAILCAEKTLAGDAPPGYQTPASAFGPDLILAVPGVERTDDDVRASDEAEESENVDKAEELGNVDEAEESENVDEAEGDVSEIESDDETAEGVDDEVIEKREVVEEADDDAAVTGESDAADEEESDATDENGETSGVDAEADSEANSDDEARPDE, from the coding sequence ATGTCCGAACTCGTCATCTACGGCTCGTACGGCTACACCGGGTCGCTCGTCGCCGAGAAGGCCGTCGATCGCGGTCTCGACCCGATTCTCGTCGGGCGAGACGCCGAGAAAGTCACCGCCCAAGCCGACGAACTCGGGGTCCGCGCCCGCGTCGCTTCCCTCGACACCGTCGCCGACCGAATCGACGACGCCCACACCGTGTTGAACTGCGCCGGGCCGTTCTCGGAGACGGCCGAACCGATGGTCGACGCCTGCCTCGACGCGGGCGCGAACTACCTCGACATCACCGGCGAGATACAGGTGTTCGAGCGGCTGAAGCGCCGCGGCCCGGAGGCCGAAGAAGCCGGCGTCACGATTCTGCCCGGAGTCGGCTTCGACGTGGTGCCGACCGACTGTCTCGCCGCTCACCTCGCCGAGAGACTCCCGGAGGCGACGCACCTCTCGCTGGGGTTCGACACCTCGGGGTCGCTGTCGACGGGGACGCTGAAGACGGCTATCGAAGGCCTCGGCGAGGGTGGCGCGATTCGCGAGGACGGAAATCTCCACCACGTGCCGAGCGGGTGGAAGACGCGGGAAATCGACTTCGGCCGCGGGTGGCGCACCGCCGTCACCATCCCGTGGGGCGACGTGTCGACGGCGTACACGACGACGGGCATCCCGAACATCGAGGTGTACGCGGCGTTCCCCGAATCGACGCGGCGGACGATGGAGGCGCAGCGGTACCTCGCTCCGCTGCTGGAGACGAAGCCGGCGAAGCGGTTGCTCAAACGGCTGGCCGACCGCTATGCCGGGAATCCGAGCGCCGAGGAGCGAGCGGACGCGACGGTGTACGTCTGGGGCGAGGCGGCCGCCGACGGCGACGAGCGCGTCGTCTCCCGACTCCGAACGCCGCACGCCTACGCGCTCACGGCCGAGACAGCGATTCTGTGCGCCGAAAAGACGCTCGCCGGCGACGCGCCGCCGGGGTATCAGACGCCCGCGAGCGCGTTCGGCCCCGACCTGATTTTAGCGGTACCGGGCGTCGAGCGAACCGACGACGACGTTCGAGCGAGCGACGAAGCCGAAGAGTCCGAGAACGTCGACAAAGCCGAAGAACTCGGGAACGTCGACGAAGCCGAAGAGTCCGAGAACGTCGACGAAGCCGAGGGCGACGTGAGCGAGATCGAGTCCGACGACGAGACGGCAGAGGGAGTCGACGACGAGGTCATCGAGAAGCGCGAAGTCGTCGAGGAAGCCGACGACGACGCCGCTGTGACGGGCGAGTCGGACGCTGCGGACGAGGAAGAGTCAGACGCTACGGACGAGAACGGGGAAACCAGCGGGGTCGACGCGGAAGCGGACTCGGAGGCGAACTCGGACGACGAGGCCAGACCGGACGAGTAA
- a CDS encoding aldo/keto reductase: MEFPRLGLGTYQNKDLDQCATSVETAIDVGYRHVDTAQGYENEEAVGDGIDAAGVSRDDLFVATKLDTGNLGYDDVLETTRESAEKLGVDTIDLMYVHWPLNTYDPEETLPALDELVDKGVVEHVGLSNFRPDQLDEAKDHLDAPIFAHQVEMHPMLQQDELREYAREDDHWLVAYCPIARNGVADVSEIREIAEKHDASPAQVALAWLLSKDEVAPIPKATGEEHIRQNFEAEALELDDEDVSTIDSLDREERIVDFDDAPWNQV; encoded by the coding sequence ATGGAGTTCCCACGACTCGGTCTCGGTACGTACCAGAACAAAGACCTCGACCAGTGCGCGACGAGCGTCGAGACGGCCATCGACGTCGGTTACCGCCACGTCGACACCGCCCAGGGCTACGAGAACGAGGAGGCCGTCGGCGACGGAATCGACGCAGCAGGTGTGTCTCGCGACGACCTCTTCGTCGCGACGAAACTCGACACCGGAAACCTCGGCTACGACGACGTGCTGGAGACGACCCGCGAGAGCGCCGAGAAACTCGGCGTCGACACCATCGACCTCATGTACGTCCACTGGCCGCTGAACACCTACGACCCCGAGGAGACGCTGCCCGCGCTGGACGAACTCGTCGACAAGGGCGTCGTCGAGCACGTCGGCCTCAGCAACTTCCGCCCCGACCAGCTCGACGAGGCGAAAGACCACCTCGACGCGCCCATCTTCGCCCACCAGGTCGAGATGCACCCGATGCTCCAGCAGGACGAACTCCGCGAGTACGCCCGCGAAGACGACCACTGGCTGGTCGCGTACTGTCCCATCGCCCGCAACGGCGTCGCCGACGTCTCCGAGATTCGAGAGATTGCCGAGAAACACGACGCGAGCCCCGCGCAGGTCGCGCTCGCGTGGCTGCTCTCGAAGGACGAAGTCGCGCCCATCCCGAAGGCGACCGGCGAGGAGCACATCCGGCAGAACTTCGAGGCCGAAGCGCTGGAACTGGACGACGAGGACGTCTCGACCATCGACAGCCTCGACCGCGAGGAGCGCATCGTCGACTTCGACGACGCGCCGTGGAACCAGGTCTGA
- a CDS encoding cupin domain-containing protein, producing the protein MTLDRLEDLDPADGELETAELVVTDDVLVKAFALGPGAELSPHEHADSTNVFHVLRGTVTVVQGDDEEAVDAPGVVLHERGVVHGARNDTDETAVLTASLCPLPS; encoded by the coding sequence ATGACACTCGACCGACTCGAAGACCTCGACCCCGCGGACGGAGAACTCGAGACGGCGGAACTCGTCGTCACCGACGACGTGCTCGTGAAGGCGTTCGCGCTCGGTCCCGGCGCGGAACTCTCGCCGCACGAACACGCCGACAGCACGAACGTCTTCCACGTGCTTCGCGGCACGGTGACGGTGGTTCAGGGCGACGACGAGGAAGCGGTCGACGCGCCGGGCGTCGTCCTCCACGAGCGCGGCGTCGTCCACGGCGCGCGCAACGACACCGACGAGACGGCCGTCCTCACCGCGAGTCTCTGCCCGCTCCCGTCGTGA
- a CDS encoding RAD55 family ATPase, translated as MENLPFGISRFDSVIGGGAPPGNVVLLSGESGAGAREFLQTSAAMNALAHADSDLFELYYGSLGENTRLPDEVHYLSFTTDEEYIGRELAYTLADDIVDAALSEIRFRDFSPEYFQLSPVPREWYVGETSTIRDLGARHNREDVMGALGEYLGEHAAGNLVLVDSITDLVGAVSDEMAWSDIAMVMKGLRKAAHHWGGLIILLVNEETLGPKELGLLTDAAGGTLRFRWESGGSKRARTMVVEEFRGVLSRIEGENIVRFEVEIAESGLDVSDVRKIR; from the coding sequence ATGGAGAACCTCCCCTTCGGCATCTCGCGCTTCGACTCCGTCATCGGCGGCGGCGCACCGCCGGGCAACGTCGTCCTCCTGTCGGGCGAGTCCGGGGCGGGTGCGCGGGAGTTCCTGCAGACGAGCGCGGCGATGAACGCGCTGGCGCACGCCGACAGCGACTTGTTCGAGCTGTACTACGGCTCGCTCGGCGAGAACACGCGGTTGCCCGACGAAGTTCACTACCTCTCGTTTACGACCGACGAGGAGTACATCGGACGGGAGTTGGCGTACACGCTGGCCGACGACATCGTCGACGCGGCGCTCTCGGAGATTCGGTTCCGGGACTTCTCGCCGGAGTACTTCCAACTGAGTCCGGTCCCGAGAGAGTGGTACGTCGGCGAGACGTCGACGATTCGCGATTTGGGCGCGCGACACAACCGCGAGGACGTGATGGGTGCCCTCGGCGAGTACCTCGGCGAGCACGCGGCCGGTAACCTGGTTCTCGTCGACTCCATCACCGACCTCGTCGGGGCCGTCTCCGACGAGATGGCGTGGTCCGACATCGCGATGGTGATGAAGGGGCTCCGGAAGGCCGCCCACCACTGGGGCGGACTCATCATCCTGCTCGTCAACGAGGAGACGTTGGGTCCCAAAGAGTTGGGACTGCTGACCGACGCCGCCGGCGGGACGCTCCGCTTCCGGTGGGAGTCGGGCGGGTCCAAGCGCGCCCGGACGATGGTCGTCGAGGAGTTCCGCGGCGTCCTCTCGCGCATCGAGGGCGAGAACATCGTCCGCTTCGAGGTCGAGATAGCGGAGTCGGGACTCGACGTGAGCGACGTCAGAAAGATACGTTGA
- a CDS encoding DUF7126 family protein, with the protein MKAILCGPDENGLADALTDEGVELTRIDGVVTRPALEDAGVVDAALVVLTDVAEATAIPLAKELNPDVRVVVYANQSLPEFAKGQADLAVDPKLLSASVVAEELV; encoded by the coding sequence ATGAAAGCGATACTCTGCGGTCCCGACGAGAACGGACTGGCCGACGCCCTCACCGACGAGGGAGTCGAACTCACGCGCATCGACGGCGTCGTCACCCGCCCGGCGCTCGAAGACGCCGGCGTCGTCGACGCCGCCCTCGTCGTCCTCACCGATGTCGCGGAGGCGACGGCGATTCCGCTGGCGAAGGAGCTGAACCCCGACGTGCGCGTCGTCGTCTACGCGAACCAGTCGCTCCCGGAGTTCGCGAAGGGGCAGGCAGACCTCGCGGTCGACCCGAAACTGCTCTCGGCGTCGGTCGTGGCCGAAGAGCTCGTCTGA
- a CDS encoding beta-ribofuranosylaminobenzene 5'-phosphate synthase family protein, translated as MTRVTAAGRLHFGFCNLSLAHERLYGALGAALDGPELAVDVTPDDAVTVDLAERVDARAETIHEYAGRATRLLGVPGARVRVESSLPRHVGLGSGTQLALSVFAGVAGAYDYAPDVRERAPALGRGGRSGVGVAAFESGGFVLDAGHPTARFTADRPEDGEWAVPSVAARHRIPDDWRFLVVLPDAAPGKSDADEDASMRAAVERADPTIADRISGIVVRRVLPAVAGDAPERFGEAVAEIGRLNGAWYADEQGGVYRPPVGGLVASLDDAPAVYGAGQSSWGPAVYGVTDAARADAAREAGEKALAAAGIDGDVFVSAPRNVGARVE; from the coding sequence ATGACGCGCGTCACCGCCGCCGGGCGACTCCACTTCGGCTTCTGTAATCTGAGCCTCGCCCACGAGCGGTTGTACGGCGCGCTGGGCGCGGCGCTCGACGGGCCCGAACTCGCCGTCGACGTGACGCCCGACGACGCGGTGACCGTCGACCTCGCGGAGCGCGTCGACGCACGGGCCGAGACGATTCACGAGTACGCCGGTCGGGCGACCAGACTGCTCGGCGTCCCCGGCGCACGCGTCCGCGTCGAGTCGTCGCTGCCGCGGCACGTGGGTCTCGGGAGCGGAACGCAACTGGCGCTCTCGGTCTTCGCGGGCGTCGCCGGCGCGTACGACTACGCGCCGGACGTGCGCGAGCGGGCACCGGCGCTTGGCCGCGGCGGTCGTTCCGGCGTCGGCGTCGCCGCCTTCGAATCGGGGGGATTCGTTCTCGACGCGGGCCACCCGACGGCGCGCTTCACCGCCGACAGACCCGAAGACGGCGAGTGGGCCGTCCCGTCGGTAGCCGCGCGCCACCGAATCCCCGACGACTGGCGGTTTCTCGTCGTGCTGCCCGACGCCGCGCCCGGAAAGAGCGACGCCGACGAGGACGCGAGCATGCGCGCCGCCGTCGAGCGCGCCGACCCGACCATCGCCGACCGCATCTCCGGCATCGTCGTCCGTCGGGTGCTCCCCGCCGTCGCCGGCGACGCGCCCGAGCGGTTCGGCGAGGCTGTGGCCGAAATCGGCCGCCTCAACGGCGCGTGGTACGCCGACGAGCAGGGCGGCGTCTACCGCCCGCCGGTCGGCGGACTCGTCGCGTCGCTCGACGACGCGCCCGCGGTGTACGGCGCCGGGCAGTCGTCGTGGGGGCCGGCCGTCTACGGCGTCACCGACGCCGCGCGCGCCGACGCCGCTCGGGAGGCGGGCGAGAAAGCGCTGGCGGCGGCCGGTATCGACGGCGACGTGTTCGTCTCCGCACCGCGGAACGTCGGCGCGCGAGTCGAGTGA
- the pdhA gene encoding pyruvate dehydrogenase (acetyl-transferring) E1 component subunit alpha — MPRETAYELSIDHVQVLESDGSVDAELEPDLSEDDLLEMYWTMKRSRRLDERAIALQRRGELGTYAPATGQEAAQVGSAHALADEDWMVTSFRETPAYLARGTPPHMLLWYAMGMEEGSATTRESRNMPPSIPVGSQALHGAGLGWAQEIADEDAASLVYFGDGATSEGDVYEATNLAGVFGSHTVFLCQNNQYAISVPRAKQTRAETLAQKAAAAGIEGVQVDGNDVLGTYAVVRDALESAREGDPVFVEALTYRRSLHTTSDDPSVYRQEEEEEEWEARDPLTRFETYLRNRDTLDDDRIADIEASIEDDLREEIRLGNEGREAVDVEEMFEYAYETPIPEVERQRAAFRGEDRD; from the coding sequence GTGCCACGCGAAACAGCCTACGAACTCTCGATAGACCACGTGCAGGTGCTGGAGTCCGACGGGAGCGTCGACGCCGAGTTGGAGCCCGACCTCTCCGAGGACGACCTGCTCGAGATGTACTGGACGATGAAACGATCCCGCCGACTCGACGAACGGGCTATCGCCCTGCAGCGGCGGGGCGAGCTCGGCACCTACGCGCCAGCCACCGGACAGGAGGCCGCGCAGGTCGGCAGCGCCCACGCGCTCGCCGACGAGGACTGGATGGTGACCTCGTTCCGCGAGACACCCGCTTACCTCGCCCGCGGGACGCCGCCGCACATGCTCCTGTGGTACGCAATGGGAATGGAGGAGGGGTCGGCGACGACCCGCGAGAGTCGGAACATGCCGCCGTCGATCCCGGTCGGCTCGCAGGCACTGCACGGGGCCGGTCTCGGGTGGGCTCAGGAGATAGCGGACGAAGACGCCGCGTCGCTCGTCTACTTCGGCGACGGCGCGACATCGGAAGGCGACGTGTACGAGGCGACCAACCTCGCGGGCGTCTTCGGCTCTCACACCGTCTTCCTCTGTCAGAACAACCAGTACGCCATCTCGGTCCCGCGCGCCAAGCAGACTCGGGCGGAGACGCTAGCCCAGAAAGCCGCTGCTGCCGGCATCGAGGGCGTGCAGGTCGATGGCAACGACGTGCTCGGGACCTACGCCGTAGTGCGCGACGCCCTCGAGAGCGCCCGCGAGGGCGACCCCGTCTTCGTCGAGGCGCTGACTTACCGCCGCTCTCTGCACACAACCTCCGACGACCCCTCCGTCTACCGCCAGGAGGAGGAAGAGGAGGAGTGGGAGGCACGCGACCCACTCACTCGGTTCGAGACCTACCTCCGCAATCGGGACACTCTGGACGACGACCGCATCGCCGACATCGAAGCGTCGATAGAAGACGACCTCCGCGAGGAGATCCGACTGGGGAACGAGGGTCGCGAGGCCGTCGACGTCGAGGAGATGTTCGAGTACGCCTACGAGACGCCCATTCCGGAGGTCGAGCGCCAACGTGCGGCCTTCAGAGGTGAGGACCGTGACTGA
- the guaA gene encoding glutamine-hydrolyzing GMP synthase yields the protein MVDTDSFIDEAVAEIREEVGDANAVIALSGGVDSSVAAALAYEAVGEQLTPVYVDTGLMRKGETEGIREIFSFMESLRVVDAHERFFEALSGVVDPEKKREVIGEQFIREFEREAKDTDADYLVQGTIYPDRIESEGGIKSHHNVGGLPDVVDFEGIVEPVRDLYKDEVREVARALDLEEVVAERMPFPGPGLAVRVIGEVTQEKVEVAREACHVVEEELEEYDPWQAFAAVVGKGTGVKGDNRVHGWIVAVRSVESRDGMTARAQELDWETLQRIQSRITGTNDNVARVVYDVTHKPPATIEYE from the coding sequence ATGGTCGACACCGACTCGTTCATCGACGAAGCCGTCGCAGAGATCAGAGAAGAAGTGGGCGACGCCAACGCCGTCATCGCGCTCTCGGGCGGCGTCGACTCCTCGGTCGCCGCCGCGCTCGCCTACGAGGCCGTCGGCGAGCAGCTCACCCCCGTCTACGTCGACACCGGCCTGATGCGCAAAGGCGAAACCGAGGGCATCCGCGAAATCTTCAGTTTCATGGAGAGCCTCCGCGTCGTCGACGCGCACGAGCGCTTCTTCGAGGCGCTCTCGGGCGTCGTCGACCCGGAGAAGAAGCGCGAGGTCATCGGCGAGCAGTTCATCCGCGAGTTCGAGCGCGAAGCGAAGGACACCGACGCCGACTACCTCGTGCAGGGGACCATCTACCCCGACCGCATCGAGTCGGAGGGCGGCATCAAGTCGCACCACAACGTCGGCGGCCTCCCGGACGTCGTCGACTTCGAGGGCATCGTCGAACCGGTCCGCGACCTCTACAAGGACGAAGTCCGCGAAGTCGCCCGCGCGCTCGATTTAGAGGAGGTCGTCGCCGAGCGGATGCCGTTCCCCGGCCCCGGTCTGGCCGTCCGCGTCATCGGCGAAGTCACACAGGAGAAAGTCGAGGTGGCCCGCGAGGCGTGCCACGTCGTCGAAGAGGAACTGGAGGAGTACGACCCGTGGCAGGCGTTCGCCGCCGTCGTCGGCAAAGGGACCGGCGTGAAAGGCGACAACCGCGTCCACGGGTGGATCGTCGCCGTCCGCTCGGTCGAGAGCCGAGACGGGATGACCGCCCGCGCCCAGGAACTCGACTGGGAGACGCTCCAGCGCATCCAGAGCCGAATCACCGGAACGAACGACAACGTCGCGCGCGTCGTCTACGACGTGACGCACAAGCCGCCCGCGACCATCGAGTACGAGTAA
- a CDS encoding PHP domain-containing protein — protein MPPTHDYHIHSTYSDGKFLYRMLRAAEEAGLDAVGFADHCNASTRDQARRRTYELGFNLDQTYPRRRAAIDSLRESFDVRVFDAVEMDYDPRDEDDIRAFLDDAGFDYAVGSVHRLDGTNVHTEGFFAAKSEAEQQAYVDDYFEKVVSLVESELFEIAAHVDLVERNPALRGYATADHYERVADAFAHSRTVPEINAGRVLREYGEVHPSPPLLALLLERDVGFTVGTDSHRPRELRERLPVLLEYFEEYGIEPVRLFD, from the coding sequence GTGCCGCCGACTCACGACTACCATATTCACTCGACGTACTCGGACGGCAAGTTCCTCTATCGGATGCTGCGCGCGGCCGAGGAGGCCGGTCTCGACGCCGTCGGGTTCGCCGACCACTGCAACGCCTCCACCCGCGACCAGGCCCGCCGGCGGACCTACGAACTCGGGTTCAACCTCGACCAGACGTATCCGCGTCGGCGGGCGGCCATCGACTCGCTCCGCGAGTCGTTCGACGTCCGCGTCTTCGACGCCGTCGAGATGGACTACGACCCGCGCGACGAGGACGACATCCGCGCGTTCCTCGACGACGCCGGGTTCGATTACGCCGTCGGGAGCGTCCACCGACTCGACGGGACGAACGTCCACACCGAGGGGTTCTTCGCGGCGAAATCCGAGGCCGAACAGCAGGCGTACGTCGACGACTACTTCGAGAAAGTCGTCTCGCTCGTCGAGTCGGAACTGTTCGAGATCGCCGCCCACGTCGACCTCGTCGAGCGAAACCCCGCGCTCCGCGGCTACGCCACCGCCGACCACTACGAACGCGTCGCCGACGCGTTCGCGCACTCCCGGACCGTCCCCGAGATAAACGCCGGACGCGTCCTCCGGGAGTACGGCGAGGTCCACCCGTCGCCGCCGCTTCTCGCACTGCTCTTGGAACGCGACGTCGGTTTCACCGTCGGCACCGACTCGCACCGCCCGCGCGAACTCCGCGAGCGCCTGCCGGTGTTGCTGGAGTACTTCGAGGAGTACGGTATCGAACCGGTCCGGTTGTTCGACTGA
- a CDS encoding CTP synthase: MPTEPDTGYNPNLGRKFIFVTGGVMSGLGKGITAASTGRLLSNAGFDVTAVKIDPYLNVDAGTMNPYQHGEVYVLKDGGEVDLDLGNYERFLGVDMTSDHNVTTGKTYQHVIEKERAGDYLGKTVQIIPHITDDIKRRVREAAEGTDVCLVEVGGTVGDIESMPYLEALRQFAHEEDEEDILFMHVTLVPDSKNGEQKTKPTQHSVKELRSIGLQPDILIGRNQNRLDIDTKEKIALFCDVPTEAVFSNPDVDDIYHVPLMVEEEGLDEYVMQRLGLGDEALPEGERDNRWRDLVTRNREGSVDIALVGKYDLEDAYMSVREALKHAGIETGVEVNVHWVDSDEMRDHHTERLESADGIVVPGGFGSRGTRGKIAAIRYARENDIPFLGLCLGFQMAVVEYARNVLGWEDAHSAELDPGTTHPVIDLLPDQYDLEDMGGTMRLGAHDTDIEPGTLAHRVYGADTCTERHRHRYEVNPEYFSELESGALTFSGKSGNRMEIVELGDHPYFLGTQFHPEYRSRPDRASPPFVGLVEAILEQTEEVTEVEA; this comes from the coding sequence ATGCCGACGGAACCCGACACGGGCTACAACCCGAACTTAGGGAGGAAGTTCATTTTCGTCACCGGGGGTGTGATGTCCGGACTCGGCAAAGGAATCACGGCAGCCAGCACCGGGCGCTTGCTGTCGAACGCCGGGTTCGACGTCACCGCGGTGAAGATCGACCCCTACCTGAACGTGGACGCCGGAACGATGAACCCGTACCAGCACGGCGAGGTGTACGTGCTGAAGGACGGCGGCGAGGTCGACCTGGACCTCGGGAACTACGAGCGGTTCCTCGGGGTCGACATGACCTCCGACCATAACGTCACCACGGGCAAGACGTACCAGCACGTCATCGAGAAGGAGCGCGCCGGCGACTACCTCGGGAAGACGGTCCAGATCATCCCGCACATCACCGACGACATCAAGCGTCGCGTGCGCGAGGCCGCCGAGGGTACCGACGTCTGTCTCGTCGAGGTCGGCGGGACGGTCGGCGACATCGAGTCGATGCCGTACCTCGAAGCGCTCCGGCAGTTCGCCCACGAGGAGGACGAGGAGGACATCCTCTTCATGCACGTCACGCTCGTCCCCGACTCGAAGAACGGCGAGCAGAAGACGAAACCCACCCAGCACAGCGTCAAGGAACTGCGGAGCATCGGGCTTCAGCCGGACATCCTCATCGGCCGCAACCAGAACCGCCTCGACATCGACACGAAGGAGAAGATCGCGCTGTTCTGCGACGTGCCCACCGAGGCAGTGTTCTCGAACCCCGACGTGGACGACATCTACCACGTCCCGCTGATGGTCGAGGAGGAGGGACTCGACGAGTACGTGATGCAGCGGCTTGGACTCGGCGACGAGGCGCTCCCCGAAGGCGAGCGCGACAACCGCTGGCGCGACCTCGTGACGCGCAACCGGGAAGGTTCCGTCGATATCGCGCTCGTCGGCAAGTACGACCTCGAAGACGCCTACATGTCCGTCCGCGAGGCGCTCAAGCACGCCGGCATCGAGACGGGCGTCGAGGTGAACGTCCACTGGGTCGACTCCGACGAGATGCGCGACCACCACACCGAACGCCTGGAGAGCGCCGACGGCATCGTCGTCCCCGGCGGATTCGGCTCCCGGGGCACCAGGGGGAAGATAGCGGCCATCCGCTACGCCCGCGAGAACGATATCCCCTTCCTCGGCCTCTGCCTCGGCTTCCAGATGGCGGTCGTCGAGTACGCTCGCAACGTTCTCGGGTGGGAGGACGCCCATTCGGCGGAACTCGACCCCGGCACTACCCACCCCGTCATCGACCTCCTGCCCGACCAGTACGACCTCGAAGATATGGGCGGGACGATGCGCCTCGGCGCGCACGACACCGACATCGAGCCGGGGACGCTCGCACATCGCGTCTACGGTGCCGACACCTGTACCGAACGGCACCGACACCGCTACGAGGTGAACCCCGAGTACTTCTCGGAACTCGAATCCGGTGCCCTGACGTTCTCGGGGAAGTCCGGAAACCGCATGGAGATCGTCGAACTCGGGGACCACCCGTACTTCCTGGGGACGCAGTTCCACCCCGAGTACCGCTCGCGGCCCGACAGGGCGAGTCCGCCGTTCGTCGGTCTCGTCGAGGCGATTCTCGAACAAACTGAGGAAGTCACGGAGGTCGAAGCCTGA